From one Anopheles bellator chromosome 1, idAnoBellAS_SP24_06.2, whole genome shotgun sequence genomic stretch:
- the LOC131216362 gene encoding protein SCAI isoform X2 gives MVKMASTEEQDRKIVLEFCHLLEKSKQLFNGLRDLPQYGHRQWQAYFGRTFDVYTKLWKFQQQHRLVLDSKYGLKRWQIGEIASKIGQLYYHYYLRTSETNYLNEAYSFYAAIRGRAYYSRAIKEDRPDLMVKKLRYYARFIVVCLLLKKMKLVRELVIELERQIQEYTTTYEPEDQLEWSLVLEEIKGFIKAESAVAVLHADTNPIVLSHRLSPLTTPPCERTPHMTLSLQEILIVGSACEQAKFSELTMDMFRMLQTLEREPTDAMHPMIGHPMAHGGPHDASPAASRMPPYGVPGSKGYVENGERRAMRDNPHKYLLYKPSLSQLMVFLSSGFKELPPGGALLLYMSADGCFSTTKHPQDYGYELGGLATSVKRDAVDSGLSVRGKSSAGYKEPHCLYPGDLYPYTRRPLFIIIDSDNSFVFQHIPRYFGQPLVILMSPQDVPASYQDLQHHGSLFTLFLHSPMTAMCYICNVGDVPIHHWERCQNYVDRFVTEASRLVTRCRMDEIEQGIGYIDSSYVQFFGDDFLRTLILRFVFCDVALRLHRGFRGRHQRPRCEPPLPGPELLEHPSLAHIVLQLATALDVRGHFVEGPEGD, from the exons ATGGTTAAGATGGCGTCAACGGAGGAACAGGATAGGAAAATAGTGCTGGAGTTCTGCCACCTGCTGGAAAAGTCGAAGCAACTCTTCAACGGACTCCGCGACCTGCCGCAGTACGGGCACCGGCAGTGGCAGGCCTACTTTGGCCGCACGTTCGACGTTTACACCAAGCTGTGGaagttccagcagcagcatagaCTAGTCCTAGATTCTAAGTATGGATTAAAGCGATGGCAAATCGGGGAAATAGCTAGCAAAATTGGACAACTCTATTATCATTATTA CCTTAGAACGAGTGAAACAAATTATCTCAATGAAGCATActctttttatgctgcgatCAGGGGGCGCGCTTACTACTCTAGAGCAATCAAGGAGGACCGACCGGATCTCATGGTTAAGAAACTACGTTACTACGCTagatttattgttgtttgtttactgttgAAGAAGATGAAGCTGGTGCGGGAGTTAGTTATCGAATTGGAGCGACAAATACAGGAATACACCACCAC GTACGAGCCGGAGGATCAGCTAGAGTGGTCACTGGTGCTGGAAGAGATCAAGGGCTTCATTAAGGCGGaatcggccgtggccgtgctgcACGCGGACACGAACCCGATCGTGCTGTCGCACAG GTTAAGCCCGCTCACGACACCGCCCTGCGAACGGACGCCGCACATGACGCTCAGCCTGCAGGAGATCCTGATCGTGGGGTCGGCCTGCGAACAGGCCAAGTTCTCCGAGCTGACGATGGACATGTTTCG CATGCTCCAAACACTGGAACGGGAACCGACGGACGCGATGCACCCGATGATTGGCCATCCGATGGCCCACGGAGGTCCGCACGATGCCAGTCCGGCGGCTAGCCGCATGCCACCGTACGGTGTACCGGGCTCGAAAG GTTACGTCGAGAACGGGGAGCGTCGAGCGATGCGCGATAATCCACACAAGTACTTGCTCTACAAACCATCGCTCAGCCAGCTGATGGTGTTCTTGTCGAGTGGCTTCAAGGAGCTGCCGCCGGGCGGCGCCCTGCTCCTGTACATGTCAGCCGATGGGTGCTTCTCGACTACGAAGCATCCACAAGACT ACGGCTACGAGCTGGGTGGGCTCGCCACGAGCGTCAAACGCGATGCCGTCGACAGTGGGCTTTCGGTGAGGGGCAAATCGAGCGCGGGCTACAAGGAACCGCACTGTCTATACCCCGGCGATCTGTATCCGTACACGCGGCGACCGCTCTTCATCATCATTGACTCCGACAATTCATTCGTGTTCCAGCACATACCGAG GTACTTTGGTCAACCGTTAGTGATACTCATGTCACCCCAGGACGTTCCTGCCAGCTATCAAG ATCTACAACATCACGGCTCACTGTTTACGCTGTTCCTGCACTCGCCGATGACGGCCATGTGCTACATTTGTAACGTGGGCGATGTGCCGATTCATCACTGGGAGCGATGCCAGAACTACGTCGATCGGTTCGTAACCGAGGCGTCCCGGCTGGTGACGCGCTGCCGGATGGACGAGATCGAACAGGGTATCGGCTACATAG ATTCATCGTACGTCCAGTTCTTCGGTGACGATTTCCTGCGGACTCTCATCCTGCGGTTCGTGTTCTGTGACGTGGCGTTGCGGTTACACCGTGGCTTTCGGGGGCGCCATCAGCGGCCCCGCTGCGAGCCCCCGCTGCCCGGGCCCGAACTGCTCGAACACCCGTCGCTGGCGCACATCGTGCTCCAGCTGGCCACCGCCCTGGACGTGCGGGGTCACTTCGTGGAGGGCCCGGAAGGCGATTGA
- the LOC131216362 gene encoding protein SCAI isoform X1 produces MVKMASTEEQDRKIVLEFCHLLEKSKQLFNGLRDLPQYGHRQWQAYFGRTFDVYTKLWKFQQQHRLVLDSKYGLKRWQIGEIASKIGQLYYHYYLRTSETNYLNEAYSFYAAIRGRAYYSRAIKEDRPDLMVKKLRYYARFIVVCLLLKKMKLVRELVIELERQIQEYTTTYEPEDQLEWSLVLEEIKGFIKAESAVAVLHADTNPIVLSHSGSGSRLSPLTTPPCERTPHMTLSLQEILIVGSACEQAKFSELTMDMFRMLQTLEREPTDAMHPMIGHPMAHGGPHDASPAASRMPPYGVPGSKGYVENGERRAMRDNPHKYLLYKPSLSQLMVFLSSGFKELPPGGALLLYMSADGCFSTTKHPQDYGYELGGLATSVKRDAVDSGLSVRGKSSAGYKEPHCLYPGDLYPYTRRPLFIIIDSDNSFVFQHIPRYFGQPLVILMSPQDVPASYQDLQHHGSLFTLFLHSPMTAMCYICNVGDVPIHHWERCQNYVDRFVTEASRLVTRCRMDEIEQGIGYIDSSYVQFFGDDFLRTLILRFVFCDVALRLHRGFRGRHQRPRCEPPLPGPELLEHPSLAHIVLQLATALDVRGHFVEGPEGD; encoded by the exons ATGGTTAAGATGGCGTCAACGGAGGAACAGGATAGGAAAATAGTGCTGGAGTTCTGCCACCTGCTGGAAAAGTCGAAGCAACTCTTCAACGGACTCCGCGACCTGCCGCAGTACGGGCACCGGCAGTGGCAGGCCTACTTTGGCCGCACGTTCGACGTTTACACCAAGCTGTGGaagttccagcagcagcatagaCTAGTCCTAGATTCTAAGTATGGATTAAAGCGATGGCAAATCGGGGAAATAGCTAGCAAAATTGGACAACTCTATTATCATTATTA CCTTAGAACGAGTGAAACAAATTATCTCAATGAAGCATActctttttatgctgcgatCAGGGGGCGCGCTTACTACTCTAGAGCAATCAAGGAGGACCGACCGGATCTCATGGTTAAGAAACTACGTTACTACGCTagatttattgttgtttgtttactgttgAAGAAGATGAAGCTGGTGCGGGAGTTAGTTATCGAATTGGAGCGACAAATACAGGAATACACCACCAC GTACGAGCCGGAGGATCAGCTAGAGTGGTCACTGGTGCTGGAAGAGATCAAGGGCTTCATTAAGGCGGaatcggccgtggccgtgctgcACGCGGACACGAACCCGATCGTGCTGTCGCACAG TGGTTCTGGTTCCAGGTTAAGCCCGCTCACGACACCGCCCTGCGAACGGACGCCGCACATGACGCTCAGCCTGCAGGAGATCCTGATCGTGGGGTCGGCCTGCGAACAGGCCAAGTTCTCCGAGCTGACGATGGACATGTTTCG CATGCTCCAAACACTGGAACGGGAACCGACGGACGCGATGCACCCGATGATTGGCCATCCGATGGCCCACGGAGGTCCGCACGATGCCAGTCCGGCGGCTAGCCGCATGCCACCGTACGGTGTACCGGGCTCGAAAG GTTACGTCGAGAACGGGGAGCGTCGAGCGATGCGCGATAATCCACACAAGTACTTGCTCTACAAACCATCGCTCAGCCAGCTGATGGTGTTCTTGTCGAGTGGCTTCAAGGAGCTGCCGCCGGGCGGCGCCCTGCTCCTGTACATGTCAGCCGATGGGTGCTTCTCGACTACGAAGCATCCACAAGACT ACGGCTACGAGCTGGGTGGGCTCGCCACGAGCGTCAAACGCGATGCCGTCGACAGTGGGCTTTCGGTGAGGGGCAAATCGAGCGCGGGCTACAAGGAACCGCACTGTCTATACCCCGGCGATCTGTATCCGTACACGCGGCGACCGCTCTTCATCATCATTGACTCCGACAATTCATTCGTGTTCCAGCACATACCGAG GTACTTTGGTCAACCGTTAGTGATACTCATGTCACCCCAGGACGTTCCTGCCAGCTATCAAG ATCTACAACATCACGGCTCACTGTTTACGCTGTTCCTGCACTCGCCGATGACGGCCATGTGCTACATTTGTAACGTGGGCGATGTGCCGATTCATCACTGGGAGCGATGCCAGAACTACGTCGATCGGTTCGTAACCGAGGCGTCCCGGCTGGTGACGCGCTGCCGGATGGACGAGATCGAACAGGGTATCGGCTACATAG ATTCATCGTACGTCCAGTTCTTCGGTGACGATTTCCTGCGGACTCTCATCCTGCGGTTCGTGTTCTGTGACGTGGCGTTGCGGTTACACCGTGGCTTTCGGGGGCGCCATCAGCGGCCCCGCTGCGAGCCCCCGCTGCCCGGGCCCGAACTGCTCGAACACCCGTCGCTGGCGCACATCGTGCTCCAGCTGGCCACCGCCCTGGACGTGCGGGGTCACTTCGTGGAGGGCCCGGAAGGCGATTGA